One part of the Rhodococcus oxybenzonivorans genome encodes these proteins:
- the gatC gene encoding Asp-tRNA(Asn)/Glu-tRNA(Gln) amidotransferase subunit GatC — MPAISRDEVAHLARLSRLALTDAELDEFAGQLDSILSHVKVVTEVPAEDVQPMANPNAVTNVTRPDVIVPGLTPEQALSGAPAVEQDRFAVPQILGEGE; from the coding sequence GTGCCTGCCATCTCCCGTGACGAGGTCGCGCACCTCGCGCGGCTGTCTCGACTCGCCCTGACCGACGCCGAACTCGACGAGTTCGCGGGTCAGCTGGACTCGATTCTCAGCCACGTGAAGGTGGTCACCGAGGTTCCCGCAGAAGACGTCCAGCCGATGGCGAACCCGAACGCGGTCACCAACGTGACCCGTCCGGATGTGATCGTTCCCGGGCTCACCCCGGAGCAGGCGCTGTCCGGCGCGCCCGCTGTCGAACAGGATCGCTTCGCCGTCCCGCAGATTCTCGGAGAGGGCGAATGA
- a CDS encoding methionine synthase: MTHTVSLAGAVTGVGSWPGTDAREAATIVLGELGRLPHLVELPARGLGADLIGRASALLVDLQLDVSTTAYRVVSRRGSVAKRATDLLNQDLDALEEAWEAAGLVGADHVVKVQAVGPLTLAAEVEFGTGRRVLTDPGAVRDFAESLGEGVARHAAEVTRRLGAQVLIQFDEPRLPAVLAGTLSGRTRLETVRALPEPEALAVLEAALTGSGGVTMVHCCAAGIPTDLLRRSTARAVGLDVAQLTAADLDGIGELLDAGKELALGLIPSMAPSIPTTWRDLAAPAVTLIDRLGFPRTTLRTQVAVTPACGLAGADEQWSREALRLSTEVSSAFTDDPESL; this comes from the coding sequence GTGACACACACTGTTTCGCTGGCCGGTGCCGTCACCGGCGTCGGCTCGTGGCCCGGAACCGATGCACGCGAAGCCGCCACGATCGTTCTCGGTGAACTGGGCAGGCTTCCCCACCTGGTGGAGTTGCCGGCGCGGGGGCTGGGAGCAGACTTGATCGGCCGTGCGAGCGCACTTCTCGTCGATCTGCAGCTGGACGTATCCACGACGGCGTACCGGGTGGTCTCGCGGAGAGGTTCGGTGGCCAAGCGTGCTACCGACCTGCTGAACCAGGACCTCGACGCGCTCGAAGAAGCCTGGGAGGCTGCCGGTCTGGTCGGCGCCGACCATGTGGTGAAAGTGCAGGCGGTCGGACCGCTCACCTTGGCCGCGGAAGTGGAGTTCGGCACGGGCCGCCGCGTCCTCACCGATCCGGGTGCGGTGCGGGACTTCGCCGAGTCGCTGGGCGAGGGTGTGGCCCGGCATGCCGCCGAGGTGACCCGACGTCTCGGTGCGCAGGTCCTGATCCAGTTCGACGAACCGCGGTTGCCTGCGGTGCTGGCTGGCACGTTGTCCGGCCGGACCCGTCTCGAGACGGTTCGCGCGCTGCCCGAGCCGGAGGCCCTCGCGGTGCTCGAGGCGGCTCTCACCGGCTCCGGTGGTGTCACGATGGTGCACTGCTGCGCCGCGGGGATACCCACCGACCTGCTGCGGCGCAGTACGGCACGAGCGGTCGGCCTGGACGTGGCGCAGCTGACAGCAGCCGATCTGGACGGGATCGGGGAACTGCTCGACGCCGGGAAGGAGCTGGCTCTCGGATTGATCCCCAGCATGGCGCCGTCGATCCCCACCACGTGGCGTGACCTCGCCGCACCGGCCGTGACGCTGATCGACCGACTCGGTTTTCCCCGCACGACACTGCGCACCCAGGTGGCGGTCACGCCGGCATGTGGGCTCGCCGGAGCAGACGAGCAGTGGAGTCGTGAGGCCCTGCGTCTGAGCACTGAAGTGAGTAGTGCGTTCACCGACGACCCCGAATCACTGTGA
- a CDS encoding cysteine desulfurase family protein — MTSARSADSPVYLDHAATTPMVPAAVQAMTDVFSTVGNASSLHGSGRAARRRIEEARESIAADLGARPSEVIFTSGGTESDNLAVKGIFWARRDADPARVRIITSSVEHHAVLDAVEWLEQHEGAQVSWLPVDERGRVSPHVLRDELARHADETALVTIMWANNEVGTIMPIAELAAVAAEFEIPMHSDAVQAVTHLPVDFTASGLSALSIAAHKVGGPQGVGALLLGRQVACVPLLHGGGHERDVRSGTPDTAGVVGMAAALRHATANLDARAEELTVLRDQLITRVQEILPDAVSNGPVGAARLPGNAHFTFPGCEGDSLLMLLDAAGIECSTGSACTAGVARPSHVLTAMGVDPATARGSLRFSLGHTSTAGDVEALIAALPQVVERARAAGLAGVGARGGNR, encoded by the coding sequence ATGACCTCTGCCCGCAGTGCCGACAGCCCTGTCTACCTGGACCACGCAGCTACCACTCCCATGGTGCCCGCGGCCGTCCAGGCGATGACCGACGTCTTCTCGACCGTGGGCAATGCGTCCTCGCTGCACGGCTCGGGGCGTGCCGCCCGTCGGCGTATCGAGGAGGCGCGCGAATCGATCGCGGCCGACCTCGGGGCCCGTCCGTCCGAGGTGATCTTCACCTCCGGCGGAACAGAAAGTGACAACCTGGCGGTCAAAGGCATCTTCTGGGCCCGCCGCGACGCCGATCCCGCCCGGGTGCGGATCATCACGAGTTCCGTCGAGCATCATGCCGTCCTCGACGCGGTGGAGTGGCTCGAGCAGCACGAAGGCGCCCAGGTTTCGTGGCTTCCGGTCGACGAGCGCGGTCGGGTGTCCCCGCACGTGCTGCGCGACGAATTGGCCCGCCATGCCGACGAAACCGCACTGGTCACGATTATGTGGGCCAACAACGAGGTCGGCACGATCATGCCGATCGCCGAACTGGCAGCGGTCGCGGCGGAGTTCGAAATTCCCATGCACAGCGACGCGGTCCAGGCCGTCACCCATCTGCCGGTCGATTTCACCGCGAGCGGTCTCTCCGCGCTCAGTATCGCCGCGCACAAGGTGGGCGGCCCGCAGGGAGTCGGTGCACTGCTGCTCGGACGGCAGGTGGCATGCGTTCCGTTACTGCATGGCGGCGGTCACGAGCGCGACGTGCGTTCGGGTACCCCGGACACGGCCGGTGTCGTCGGGATGGCAGCGGCATTGCGGCACGCCACCGCGAACCTCGACGCGCGCGCCGAGGAGTTGACCGTCCTGCGGGACCAGCTGATCACCCGAGTGCAGGAAATTCTTCCCGACGCCGTGTCGAACGGGCCGGTCGGTGCTGCACGCCTGCCCGGCAACGCCCATTTCACTTTCCCCGGCTGTGAGGGTGATTCCCTGCTGATGTTGCTCGACGCAGCGGGAATCGAGTGCTCCACCGGTTCGGCGTGTACGGCGGGCGTGGCTCGCCCGAGTCACGTCCTGACGGCGATGGGTGTGGACCCGGCCACCGCGCGGGGTTCGCTGCGGTTCTCGTTGGGGCACACGTCGACGGCGGGAGACGTGGAAGCGTTGATCGCGGCGCTGCCGCAAGTAGTGGAGCGAGCCCGCGCCGCGGGGCTCGCCGGTGTCGGAGCGCGTGGAGGGAATCGTTGA
- a CDS encoding amino acid-binding protein, with amino-acid sequence MSYLLRVQLPDRPGSLGSLAVALGSVGADILSLDVVERGAGFAIDDLVVDVEPGSLPDTLITAAEALPDVTIDSIRPYAGILDTHRELELIDQVATAADDRLQVLVDGAPRVLRVGWSVVADLGPRGAYRVVGSSGAPETHATDIPWMPLEKPTALDGEGDWVPRVWRDMNTTLAAAPLGATGRVLMLGRPGGPEFRPSEVARLGYLAGIIATVLG; translated from the coding sequence GTGTCGTATCTGCTTCGCGTCCAGCTCCCCGACCGACCAGGTAGCCTCGGCTCGCTCGCCGTCGCCCTCGGTTCGGTGGGCGCTGACATTCTGTCGCTCGACGTTGTGGAGCGGGGTGCAGGATTCGCCATCGACGACCTCGTGGTCGATGTCGAGCCGGGGTCCCTCCCCGACACCCTGATCACCGCCGCCGAGGCCCTCCCCGACGTCACCATCGATTCCATTCGTCCCTACGCCGGAATACTCGACACCCACCGCGAACTCGAGTTGATCGATCAGGTGGCCACCGCGGCGGACGACCGTCTGCAGGTCCTGGTCGACGGCGCTCCGCGGGTGCTGCGCGTCGGCTGGTCCGTGGTCGCGGACCTGGGACCGCGGGGCGCTTACCGCGTGGTCGGCAGTTCCGGAGCTCCGGAAACCCATGCCACGGACATCCCGTGGATGCCCCTCGAGAAGCCGACGGCGCTGGACGGTGAGGGTGACTGGGTACCGCGGGTGTGGCGCGATATGAACACCACCCTGGCCGCGGCCCCACTCGGCGCCACCGGCCGCGTGCTGATGCTGGGCCGGCCCGGGGGTCCGGAGTTCCGCCCTTCGGAAGTCGCGCGGCTGGGATATCTGGCCGGCATCATCGCAACCGTGCTGGGCTGA
- the gatA gene encoding Asp-tRNA(Asn)/Glu-tRNA(Gln) amidotransferase subunit GatA yields the protein MSAELTTLDAAELASKIHSREVSSVEVTQAHLDRIAEVDGGLGAFLHVAGEQALVSAKEVDGALTAGEAPVSPLAGVPLALKDIFTTTDMPTTCASKVLENWVAPYDATLTSKLRAAGIPILGKTNLDEFAMGSSTENSAYGPTRNPWDTTRVPGGSGGGSAAALASRQAPLAIGTDTGGSIRQPAALTATVGTKPTYGTVSRFGLVACASSLDQGGPCGRTVLDTALLHEVIAGHDPRDSTSIDAPVRPVVAAAREGAGGNLRGVKVGVVKELHSDSYQPGVLSSFDAAVAQLTELGAEVVEVSCPNFEYALAAYYLILPSEVSSNLARFDAMRYGLRIDEGDMSADQVMAATRAAGFGPEVKRRIMIGTYALSAGYYDAYYGQALKVRTLISRDFDRAYEKVDVLVSPTSPFTAWKLGEKVGDPLAMYLSDLCTLPTNLAGHCAMSVPSGLSADDGLPVGLQIMAPALADERLYRVGAAFEAARGPLESPSEVAVG from the coding sequence ATGAGCGCCGAACTGACCACACTCGACGCGGCAGAACTGGCGTCGAAGATTCACAGCCGTGAGGTGTCGTCCGTCGAGGTCACCCAGGCACATCTCGACCGCATCGCGGAGGTCGACGGCGGACTCGGAGCCTTCCTGCACGTTGCGGGGGAGCAGGCCCTCGTTTCGGCGAAGGAGGTGGACGGCGCACTCACGGCCGGTGAGGCTCCTGTTTCGCCGTTGGCGGGAGTTCCGTTGGCGCTCAAAGACATCTTCACGACCACCGACATGCCCACCACGTGTGCCTCGAAGGTCCTCGAGAACTGGGTGGCCCCCTACGACGCGACTCTCACGAGCAAGCTCCGCGCCGCCGGAATCCCGATCCTCGGCAAGACCAACCTCGACGAGTTCGCCATGGGCTCGTCCACCGAGAACTCCGCGTACGGCCCCACCCGCAACCCGTGGGACACAACACGCGTCCCGGGTGGCTCGGGTGGCGGCAGCGCCGCGGCGCTCGCATCCCGGCAGGCTCCGCTCGCGATCGGTACCGACACCGGTGGATCGATCCGTCAGCCCGCCGCCCTCACCGCGACGGTGGGCACCAAGCCGACCTACGGCACGGTGTCCCGTTTCGGCCTGGTCGCCTGTGCGTCGTCGCTGGACCAGGGTGGGCCCTGTGGTCGCACAGTTCTCGACACCGCCCTGCTGCACGAGGTGATCGCCGGGCACGATCCGCGCGACTCCACCTCCATCGATGCGCCGGTCCGCCCGGTGGTCGCCGCGGCGCGGGAGGGCGCGGGCGGCAACCTGCGGGGTGTGAAGGTCGGCGTAGTCAAGGAACTGCACTCCGACAGCTACCAGCCCGGCGTCCTGTCCTCGTTCGACGCTGCCGTGGCACAGCTCACCGAACTGGGTGCCGAGGTCGTCGAAGTGTCGTGTCCCAACTTCGAATACGCGCTCGCGGCGTACTACCTGATCCTCCCGAGTGAGGTGTCCTCCAATCTCGCCCGGTTCGATGCCATGCGTTACGGACTGCGGATCGACGAGGGTGACATGAGCGCGGATCAGGTGATGGCAGCTACCCGTGCCGCGGGCTTCGGCCCGGAGGTCAAGCGTCGCATCATGATCGGTACCTACGCACTCTCGGCGGGGTACTACGACGCGTACTACGGCCAGGCGCTCAAGGTCCGGACTCTCATCTCCCGCGACTTCGACAGGGCCTATGAGAAGGTCGATGTCCTCGTGTCGCCCACCAGTCCGTTCACGGCCTGGAAGCTGGGGGAGAAGGTCGGCGATCCACTCGCGATGTATCTGTCGGACCTGTGCACCCTGCCTACCAATCTCGCGGGCCACTGCGCCATGTCCGTTCCGTCCGGGCTGTCGGCGGACGACGGTCTCCCGGTCGGGTTGCAGATCATGGCGCCGGCGCTGGCCGACGAGCGGCTCTACCGGGTGGGTGCGGCGTTCGAAGCTGCTCGTGGTCCCCTCGAATCACCGAGTGAGGTCGCAGTCGGGTAG
- a CDS encoding GNAT family N-acetyltransferase, producing MIEIRDVTPDEYEVVGDLTVIAYVGGGFVEAHDPYTERLRDTAGRVEKADVRVAVIDGRVVGSVTIADPTSPYADVAQPGELEFRMLAVSPDARGSGVGSALVRHVLDTAYDRGDRAVVMSTQPSMEAARRIYDRNGFVPVAERNWHPVPGVELTVLVRELV from the coding sequence ATGATCGAAATACGGGATGTGACCCCGGACGAGTACGAGGTCGTCGGCGACCTGACGGTGATCGCGTACGTCGGCGGCGGATTCGTCGAAGCGCACGATCCGTACACCGAACGCCTGCGCGATACGGCCGGACGTGTGGAGAAGGCGGATGTCCGGGTTGCCGTCATCGACGGCCGGGTCGTCGGCTCCGTCACGATCGCGGATCCGACGTCGCCCTACGCGGATGTGGCACAGCCGGGCGAACTCGAGTTCCGCATGCTCGCGGTGTCGCCGGACGCGCGCGGCTCCGGCGTCGGTTCGGCGTTGGTGCGGCACGTACTGGACACCGCCTACGACCGGGGCGACCGCGCCGTTGTGATGTCGACGCAGCCGTCGATGGAAGCTGCCCGGCGCATCTACGACCGCAACGGATTTGTTCCTGTGGCCGAACGGAATTGGCATCCGGTACCCGGCGTGGAGTTGACCGTCCTGGTCCGCGAACTGGTGTGA
- the mnmA gene encoding tRNA 2-thiouridine(34) synthase MnmA has protein sequence MRVLAAMSGGVDSAVAAARAVAAGHDVVGVHLALSADPGTLRTGSRGCCSKEDAGDARRAADVLGIPFYVWDFADRFKEDVIDDFVASYAAGETPNPCLRCNEKIKFAALADRAIALGFDAVATGHYAQLHDGVLRRAVDADKDQSYVLGVLTAEQLSRAMFPVGDTPKEKIRAEAAERGLAVANKPDSHDICFIPSGDTRAFLGARIGVRPGSVVDADSGEVLAEHEGVHGFTIGQRKGLGVQGPAADGQPRYVTAIEPETGTVRVGSARNLEVHAISAERAVWTSGRVPDAPIECTVQVRAHGGLAEAVAEAVDGGIAISLREPLTGVAKGQAVVLYRTDPAGDIVLGSGTISGTDSRPTAQ, from the coding sequence ATGCGAGTACTGGCGGCCATGAGTGGCGGAGTCGACTCCGCCGTCGCTGCGGCCCGGGCTGTGGCTGCAGGGCATGACGTGGTCGGTGTGCACCTGGCGTTGTCCGCCGATCCGGGAACCTTGCGGACCGGATCGCGGGGGTGCTGCTCCAAAGAGGACGCCGGTGATGCCAGGCGTGCGGCGGACGTTCTCGGAATCCCTTTCTACGTCTGGGATTTCGCCGATCGCTTCAAGGAAGACGTGATCGACGACTTCGTGGCGTCCTACGCCGCCGGTGAGACACCCAACCCCTGCCTGCGCTGCAACGAGAAGATCAAGTTCGCGGCGCTGGCGGATCGCGCCATCGCACTCGGGTTCGACGCAGTGGCCACGGGTCACTATGCGCAGCTTCACGACGGGGTGCTCCGGCGCGCTGTCGATGCCGACAAGGACCAGTCCTACGTTCTCGGTGTGCTCACCGCCGAGCAGTTGTCCCGGGCGATGTTCCCGGTAGGTGACACCCCGAAAGAGAAGATCCGGGCGGAGGCGGCCGAGCGGGGTCTGGCCGTGGCGAACAAGCCCGACAGCCACGACATCTGCTTCATCCCCTCCGGCGACACCAGGGCGTTCCTCGGCGCGCGGATCGGTGTGCGCCCGGGAAGTGTGGTCGACGCCGACTCGGGTGAAGTTCTCGCGGAACATGAAGGCGTACATGGCTTTACCATCGGCCAGCGCAAGGGGCTCGGCGTCCAGGGTCCCGCAGCGGACGGACAGCCGCGGTACGTCACGGCGATCGAGCCGGAGACGGGCACCGTCCGGGTGGGTTCTGCTCGCAACCTCGAGGTGCACGCGATCAGCGCCGAGCGAGCCGTCTGGACGTCGGGCCGGGTGCCGGACGCGCCGATCGAGTGCACGGTTCAGGTACGCGCGCACGGCGGCCTGGCCGAGGCCGTGGCCGAGGCAGTTGACGGCGGCATCGCCATTTCGCTGCGCGAACCCCTCACCGGTGTGGCCAAGGGTCAGGCAGTGGTCCTCTACCGAACGGATCCGGCGGGCGACATCGTGCTCGGCAGTGGAACGATCTCGGGTACCGACTCCCGTCCGACCGCGCAGTGA
- a CDS encoding IS110 family transposase, with translation MIVIGIDPHKSTHTATAVDPVTNTDLGSIRIDATLADYKTLIAWAKAWPQRQWAVENAEGLGHHLAQWLVVLGEMVLDVPATATARVRQLSRGGRRKNDRIDAAAAACVAALQGDARPVVPEGPTDVLALLDERRTNLCNNRTRIANQLHALLRQLLAGGAPTSLTAASATALLRGFRARSEVDRTRVGLCRDLIADLRRLDDRLAVNEKQMTQALDEHGTRLREVDGIGPVTAARLIGRTGRVSRFPTAAAFANYNGSAPVQIASADTDRHRLSRYGDRQLNSALYTIAMVQIRMPASTGRGYYDKKIAEGKSGRAANRSLKQHLSDHVWRIMLADEKRSHRQREEESERAA, from the coding sequence ATGATCGTCATCGGCATCGATCCCCACAAGTCCACCCACACCGCCACCGCGGTCGACCCCGTCACCAACACCGATCTCGGCTCGATCCGCATCGACGCCACCCTCGCCGACTACAAGACGCTGATCGCCTGGGCCAAGGCCTGGCCACAGCGCCAGTGGGCAGTCGAGAATGCCGAGGGGCTCGGACATCACCTGGCGCAATGGCTAGTCGTCCTCGGGGAGATGGTCCTCGACGTTCCGGCCACCGCCACCGCCCGGGTCCGGCAACTCTCCCGCGGCGGCCGGCGCAAGAACGACCGCATCGACGCCGCCGCGGCCGCGTGTGTGGCCGCCCTGCAGGGCGACGCCCGACCGGTCGTCCCCGAAGGCCCGACCGACGTCCTGGCCTTGCTCGACGAACGTCGAACAAACTTGTGCAACAATCGCACTCGCATCGCCAATCAGCTGCACGCGTTGTTACGACAGTTGCTGGCCGGCGGGGCGCCAACCTCCTTGACTGCCGCCTCGGCCACGGCACTGCTGCGGGGCTTCCGTGCCCGCAGCGAGGTGGACCGAACCCGCGTCGGGCTGTGTCGCGACCTGATCGCCGACCTCCGGCGCCTCGACGACCGGCTCGCGGTGAACGAGAAACAGATGACCCAGGCTCTCGACGAGCACGGCACCCGTCTGCGGGAGGTCGACGGGATCGGTCCGGTGACCGCCGCCCGCTTGATCGGCCGAACCGGGCGCGTCAGCCGGTTCCCGACCGCCGCGGCCTTCGCAAACTACAACGGCTCGGCACCGGTGCAGATCGCCAGCGCCGACACTGATCGCCACCGCCTGTCCCGGTACGGAGACCGGCAACTCAACAGTGCGCTCTACACGATCGCGATGGTCCAGATCCGGATGCCTGCCAGCACCGGCCGCGGCTACTACGACAAGAAGATCGCAGAGGGCAAGAGTGGCCGCGCAGCGAACCGCAGCCTCAAGCAGCACCTGTCCGATCACGTCTGGCGCATCATGCTCGCCGACGAAAAACGCAGCCACCGACAACGCGAGGAAGAATCCGAAAGGGCTGCTTGA
- a CDS encoding lysophospholipid acyltransferase family protein, whose translation MSTTSSETPVPVHAWMPSSPCGSGCLPPEAPGVSALVVAIRWFLVASALVTAPLLTAGCVMPQNWRTGLQRRYAAMLLRCVGLRLEVVDHRGKRRHEGGILVVAGHVSWTDVLVLSALHPASFVARGDLLDWPILGSLARRMRIVPIDRHDLRALPGTVAATATRLRDGERVAAFPEGTTWCGRAYGGFRPALFQAAIDAECPVQPVSLRYTMRGGELTTGPCFVGEETIGGSIRRIIRHKGVVAEVRLAPIEYPGESRRDLAARCERAVRGSEPIDLAAHDILDPTREPAQRADTRIETEERLIA comes from the coding sequence ATGAGCACCACCTCGAGCGAGACGCCGGTTCCCGTCCACGCCTGGATGCCGTCGAGTCCGTGCGGCAGCGGATGCCTGCCCCCGGAGGCGCCGGGAGTCTCGGCTCTTGTCGTCGCGATCCGTTGGTTCCTCGTAGCCTCCGCCCTGGTGACCGCGCCGCTGCTGACGGCCGGGTGCGTGATGCCACAGAACTGGCGGACCGGTCTTCAACGCCGGTACGCGGCAATGCTGCTGCGGTGTGTGGGCCTGCGGCTCGAGGTGGTCGATCACCGCGGGAAGCGGCGGCACGAGGGTGGCATCCTGGTGGTGGCGGGTCACGTCTCCTGGACCGACGTCCTGGTTCTCAGTGCTCTTCACCCGGCGAGCTTCGTTGCGCGGGGAGACCTTCTCGACTGGCCGATCCTGGGGTCGCTCGCGCGGCGGATGCGGATCGTCCCGATCGACCGGCACGACCTGCGGGCGCTGCCGGGCACCGTGGCCGCAACAGCGACACGACTGCGGGACGGCGAAAGGGTGGCCGCCTTCCCGGAGGGGACGACGTGGTGCGGGCGCGCGTACGGAGGTTTCCGCCCGGCGCTGTTCCAGGCGGCGATCGACGCGGAGTGCCCGGTGCAGCCGGTGTCCCTGCGGTACACGATGCGCGGGGGAGAATTGACCACCGGGCCGTGCTTCGTGGGTGAGGAGACCATCGGCGGGTCGATTCGGCGAATCATTCGGCACAAAGGCGTCGTCGCCGAAGTCCGGCTGGCGCCGATCGAGTACCCGGGAGAGTCGCGCCGAGATCTTGCCGCCCGCTGTGAGCGCGCCGTGCGGGGTTCCGAGCCCATCGATCTCGCAGCGCACGACATCCTCGATCCGACGCGGGAGCCCGCCCAGCGGGCCGATACCCGGATCGAGACGGAAGAGCGCCTGATCGCCTGA
- the ligA gene encoding NAD-dependent DNA ligase LigA, with translation MTESTEAPTPAPGDVRERWNELAEEVRQHQFRYYVRDAPVISDGEFDALLGQLNDLENQYPDLRTPDSPTQLVGGGFATDFTSVDHLERMLSLDNVFATDELRTWISRVEQEAGADLPYLCEVKIDGVALNLVYENGRLVRAATRGDGRTGEDVTLNARTIDDIPERLTGTDEYPVPALLEVRGEVFFRLEDFAALNAALVDEGKAPFANPRNSAAGSLRQKNPAVTARRRLGMICHGFGRIEGFEPVSQYDAYTALAAWGLPVSSHTSRVVGADAVVAKVQYWGEHRHDVEHEIDGLVVKVDEMLLQRRLGSTSRAPRWAIAYKYPPEEATTKLLDIRVNVGRTGRVTPFAYMEPVTVAGSTVSLATLHNGSEVKRKGVLIGDTVVIRKAGDVIPEVLGPVVDVRTGDEHEFVMPTHCPECGTLLAPAKEGDADIRCPNQRYCPAQLRERVFHVAGRGAFDIEVLGYEAATGLLEAGAIEDEGDLFSITEDDLLKTSIFRTKAGALSANGRRLLDNLDSAKDKPLWRVLVALSIRHVGPTAARALAGEFGSLDRIRQSSVEELAAVDGVGGTIAAAVAEWFGVDWHLQIVEKWAAAGVRMEDERDESIPRNLEGLSIVVTGSLETFSRDQAKEAILVRGGKAAGSVSKKTAYVVVGESPGSKHDKAVELGVAVLDEDGFRRLLEGGPEAVADSEM, from the coding sequence GTGACTGAATCGACCGAAGCCCCGACACCGGCCCCCGGCGACGTACGGGAGCGGTGGAACGAACTGGCCGAGGAAGTGCGGCAGCATCAGTTCCGCTACTACGTCCGCGACGCGCCCGTCATTTCCGACGGTGAGTTCGATGCGCTGCTCGGACAGTTGAACGACCTCGAGAACCAATACCCGGACCTGCGCACCCCCGACTCGCCGACCCAGCTCGTCGGCGGCGGCTTCGCGACGGATTTCACCTCCGTCGACCACCTCGAGCGCATGCTCAGTCTCGACAACGTGTTCGCCACAGACGAGTTGCGCACCTGGATCAGCCGGGTGGAACAGGAGGCGGGCGCCGATCTGCCCTACCTCTGCGAGGTGAAGATCGACGGCGTCGCACTCAACCTCGTGTACGAGAACGGCCGACTCGTGCGCGCAGCCACTCGCGGTGACGGGCGCACGGGCGAGGACGTCACACTCAACGCACGCACGATCGACGACATTCCGGAAAGACTCACCGGCACAGACGAATACCCGGTTCCCGCCTTGCTCGAGGTGCGCGGCGAGGTGTTCTTCCGGCTCGAGGATTTCGCGGCTCTCAACGCCGCGCTCGTCGACGAAGGCAAGGCGCCCTTCGCGAATCCCCGCAACTCCGCAGCCGGCTCGCTGCGGCAGAAGAATCCCGCGGTCACTGCCCGGCGCCGTCTCGGAATGATCTGTCACGGTTTCGGCCGGATCGAAGGGTTCGAGCCCGTCTCGCAGTACGACGCCTACACGGCGCTGGCCGCGTGGGGTCTGCCCGTCTCCTCACACACCTCCCGTGTCGTGGGCGCCGACGCGGTGGTGGCGAAGGTCCAGTACTGGGGTGAACACCGGCACGACGTCGAGCACGAAATCGACGGACTGGTGGTGAAGGTCGACGAGATGTTGCTGCAACGCCGGCTCGGTTCCACCTCGCGAGCCCCGCGGTGGGCGATCGCGTACAAATACCCGCCCGAGGAAGCCACCACCAAGCTCCTCGACATCCGGGTCAATGTGGGGCGGACGGGACGGGTTACACCTTTCGCCTACATGGAACCGGTCACCGTCGCCGGTTCCACCGTGTCTCTCGCCACCCTGCACAACGGCTCCGAGGTCAAGCGCAAGGGTGTCCTGATCGGTGACACCGTGGTAATCCGCAAGGCTGGTGACGTCATCCCAGAGGTTCTGGGCCCCGTCGTCGACGTGCGTACTGGCGACGAGCACGAGTTCGTCATGCCGACGCACTGCCCCGAGTGCGGCACCCTCCTGGCCCCGGCCAAGGAGGGGGATGCCGACATCCGCTGCCCCAATCAGCGCTACTGTCCCGCGCAGCTCCGCGAGCGGGTCTTCCACGTCGCGGGCCGCGGCGCGTTCGACATCGAGGTGCTCGGTTACGAGGCCGCGACGGGGCTGCTCGAGGCCGGGGCGATCGAGGACGAGGGTGACCTGTTCTCGATCACGGAGGACGATCTCCTGAAGACGTCGATTTTCCGAACCAAGGCGGGGGCTCTCTCCGCCAACGGCCGGCGGCTCCTCGACAACCTCGACTCCGCGAAGGACAAACCGCTGTGGCGGGTGCTCGTGGCGTTGTCGATTCGTCATGTGGGACCCACGGCTGCCCGTGCGCTTGCCGGCGAGTTCGGTTCGCTCGATCGGATCCGCCAGAGTTCTGTCGAGGAGTTGGCGGCAGTGGACGGCGTGGGCGGCACCATCGCCGCCGCGGTCGCGGAATGGTTCGGAGTCGACTGGCATCTGCAGATCGTCGAGAAGTGGGCGGCGGCCGGGGTGCGCATGGAAGATGAACGTGACGAATCGATCCCGCGCAACCTCGAAGGCTTGTCGATCGTGGTGACCGGATCACTCGAGACGTTCTCGCGTGATCAGGCCAAGGAAGCCATCCTCGTCCGAGGCGGCAAGGCCGCGGGTTCGGTGTCGAAGAAGACGGCCTATGTGGTGGTCGGGGAATCACCGGGCTCGAAGCATGACAAGGCCGTCGAACTCGGTGTTGCTGTTCTCGACGAGGACGGATTCCGGCGACTGCTCGAAGGTGGGCCGGAGGCTGTGGCCGATTCGGAGATGTGA